The following coding sequences lie in one Halogeometricum rufum genomic window:
- a CDS encoding DUF7563 family protein translates to MPTCDHCGSHVSERFARVFTDGEGRLLACTNCSANAGIAEVARQRTRTA, encoded by the coding sequence ATGCCAACTTGCGACCACTGCGGGTCGCACGTGTCTGAACGCTTCGCGCGCGTGTTCACCGACGGTGAAGGGCGACTGCTCGCCTGCACCAACTGCTCGGCGAACGCGGGTATCGCGGAGGTCGCACGACAACGAACCCGCACTGCATGA
- the surE gene encoding 5'/3'-nucleotidase SurE: protein MSDGYTILLTNDDGIDAPGIATLREELTSLGDVTVVAPDGNQSGVGRTRNHTAVVRDHPWGYALAGTPADCVAYGLRGLDADFDVVVAGVNDGPNAGNYVVGRSGTVGAGIEAAFLGTPALAISAYHSTDFFLSPPEEYDFGRPARVAVGLVERALSAGVYDDVDLLNVNAPVDSPHPPVMLTEPHHDYGQQVEPVEDDELGPDERRVELNDRTWPDAVGWENPFPLAETHRDRYPVGSDRRAMVDAAVSVSPLTVSHGVADSARLADVVETFEVE, encoded by the coding sequence ATGAGCGACGGATACACCATCCTCCTGACGAACGACGACGGCATCGACGCTCCGGGAATCGCCACGCTCCGCGAGGAACTCACCTCCCTCGGCGACGTGACCGTCGTCGCGCCCGACGGCAACCAGAGCGGCGTCGGCCGCACCCGCAACCACACCGCCGTCGTCCGCGACCACCCGTGGGGGTACGCCCTCGCGGGGACGCCCGCCGACTGCGTCGCCTACGGCCTCCGCGGACTGGACGCGGACTTCGACGTGGTCGTCGCCGGCGTCAACGACGGACCGAACGCCGGCAACTACGTCGTCGGTCGGTCCGGCACCGTCGGCGCGGGCATCGAAGCCGCGTTCCTCGGGACGCCCGCACTCGCCATCTCCGCGTACCACTCGACGGACTTCTTCCTCTCGCCGCCCGAGGAGTACGACTTCGGCCGGCCCGCCCGCGTCGCCGTCGGCTTGGTCGAACGCGCCCTCTCGGCCGGCGTCTACGACGACGTGGACCTGTTGAACGTGAACGCGCCCGTCGACTCGCCGCACCCGCCGGTGATGCTGACCGAACCGCACCACGACTACGGCCAGCAGGTCGAACCCGTCGAGGACGACGAACTCGGGCCGGACGAACGCCGCGTCGAACTCAACGACCGGACGTGGCCCGACGCCGTCGGCTGGGAGAACCCGTTCCCCCTCGCGGAGACGCACCGCGACCGGTACCCCGTCGGCTCGGACCGCCGCGCGATGGTGGACGCCGCCGTCAGCGTCTCACCGTTGACCGTGAGCCACGGCGTCGCCGACAGCGCGCGCCTCGCGGACGTGGTGGAGACGTTCGAGGTGGAGTGA
- the larB gene encoding nickel pincer cofactor biosynthesis protein LarB, with translation MRDILEAVAAGDLDPAVAEARLSGYTTTGAGRFDAARETRRGVPEAILAEGKTAEEAATLAVAAVRSTGRAILTRAADDHVSAVVDALDDAVAFDRDDRARTLVAHAPDFDPPDLSATVGVATGGTSDAEAAGEAAVILEEMGATVTRVEDVGVAHLGRVLDHLDTLRDADVLIVAAGREGALPTVVAGLVDTPVIGLPVSTGYGHGGAGEAALAGMLQSCTVISTVNVDAGFIAGAQAGLVARAVSDARTETDEPTGADDA, from the coding sequence ATGCGAGATATTCTAGAGGCCGTCGCGGCGGGCGACCTCGACCCGGCCGTCGCGGAGGCGCGCCTCTCGGGCTACACGACGACCGGCGCCGGACGGTTCGACGCGGCGCGCGAGACGCGACGCGGCGTCCCCGAAGCCATCCTCGCGGAGGGGAAGACGGCGGAGGAGGCGGCGACGCTCGCGGTGGCGGCCGTGCGGTCCACCGGACGCGCCATCCTCACCCGCGCGGCGGACGACCACGTGAGCGCCGTCGTGGACGCCCTCGACGACGCCGTCGCGTTCGACAGAGACGACCGCGCGCGAACGCTCGTCGCGCACGCCCCCGACTTCGACCCGCCGGACCTCTCGGCGACGGTGGGCGTCGCCACCGGCGGCACCTCCGACGCCGAGGCGGCCGGCGAGGCGGCGGTCATCTTAGAAGAGATGGGTGCGACCGTCACCCGCGTCGAGGACGTGGGCGTGGCGCACCTCGGACGCGTCCTCGACCACCTCGACACCCTCCGCGACGCGGACGTACTGATCGTCGCCGCGGGCCGCGAGGGCGCACTCCCGACGGTGGTCGCGGGACTCGTGGACACGCCCGTCATCGGCCTTCCGGTGTCCACGGGGTACGGTCACGGCGGCGCGGGCGAGGCGGCCCTCGCGGGGATGCTCCAGTCGTGTACGGTCATCTCGACGGTCAACGTCGACGCCGGGTTCATCGCGGGCGCGCAGGCCGGTCTCGTCGCACGCGCGGTCAGCGACGCTCGGACCGAAACCGACGAGCCGACCGGCGCGGACGACGCCTGA
- a CDS encoding GIY-YIG nuclease family protein translates to MGDHYVYVLRCADDTLYTGYTTDVARRVEEHDAGEGAKYTRGRTPVELVHRESFDSRSAAMSREYEIKQLSRRAKERLVEG, encoded by the coding sequence ATGGGCGACCACTACGTCTACGTCCTCCGCTGTGCGGACGATACCCTCTACACCGGGTACACGACGGACGTGGCGCGGCGCGTCGAGGAACACGACGCGGGCGAGGGCGCGAAGTACACCCGCGGCCGGACGCCGGTCGAACTGGTGCACAGGGAGTCGTTCGACTCGCGGTCGGCGGCGATGTCGCGCGAGTACGAGATAAAGCAGTTGTCCCGGCGGGCGAAAGAGCGGTTGGTCGAGGGCTGA
- a CDS encoding NADPH-dependent FMN reductase, giving the protein MTRIVAVCGSRREGSYTKRSLEIVLDAARDAGAEATMLDLGDVDLPLYHPDRDEQGESERLTRLVREADGVVVGSPVYHGSYSSTWRNFHDYCSKDEFEDTAVGLVATAGGGSYGATLEHMRSTIRGVHGRVVPEQVGVRGAYNVYDGDELTDEDVRRRLVSLAESVVEEARRLHPETARTACADD; this is encoded by the coding sequence TGCGGGAGCAGACGCGAGGGGAGTTACACCAAGCGGTCGCTCGAAATCGTGCTCGACGCCGCCCGCGACGCCGGCGCCGAGGCGACGATGCTGGACCTCGGCGACGTGGACCTCCCCCTCTACCACCCGGACAGAGACGAACAGGGCGAATCCGAGCGGCTGACGCGACTCGTCCGCGAGGCGGACGGCGTCGTCGTCGGGTCGCCCGTCTATCACGGGTCCTACTCCTCGACGTGGCGAAACTTCCACGACTACTGTTCCAAGGACGAGTTCGAGGACACCGCCGTCGGACTGGTGGCCACCGCGGGCGGCGGGTCCTACGGCGCGACGCTCGAACACATGCGGAGCACCATCCGCGGCGTCCACGGCCGCGTCGTCCCCGAACAGGTCGGCGTCCGCGGCGCGTACAACGTCTACGACGGCGACGAACTCACCGACGAGGACGTGCGCCGCCGCCTCGTCTCGTTGGCCGAGTCCGTCGTCGAGGAGGCGCGACGCCTCCACCCGGAGACGGCGCGGACCGCCTGCGCGGACGACTGA